The Leucothrix mucor DSM 2157 DNA window ATGTTGCGCGGATTTTACGCTCCCGAAAAGGGCGCTATGATGCGATCTTATTAGATACCGATAACGGCCCTGAAGACCTGCTATTTAAAGAAAATGATTGGCTGTATACCTTTGGTGGTTTAAAGGCCTGCCTTGAAGCACTTGAGCCAATGGGCGTGCTGGCTATTTGGTCGCGAGTCGCAGACGATCGCCTTAAAGGTAAATTAATTCGTGCCGGATTTATGGTGGAGCAGTTTAATGTGCCCGGAAATGAGGATGGCAGCGAAGAGCATGTTATCTGGGTTGCTGAGAAATTACAGCGCGACTAAGGCTCCAGGTCCACGGTGCTGCTGGCATCGTTATACTAGCCACTGACTTTATACTGTGACGTAAATATAAGACATACAGAGGGTATGCACGCAATTCGGGTAATTGCGGCTTATCCGCTTCTGCTTCAGTGTCATTCGCTTAGAACAGATCCTTCTCTATCACAGCAGGTGGCTTTGAGTCCTTCTTCTTCACCTGTACGCCTGCATAAGCCCCATGCAACTCCGAAAACTGATCCTGAACTTCCAGCGAACGCTGACAGCCAGAGCAATGGATTAGCTCATGGTTGATATTGTCCATAATCGTAAAGCAGTGTGTGCAGATCACGCGACGCGTATTGGAGATCGGTGGCAACAGCCGGATATTTTGTTGTGAATACCCCGCTTGCGTGACCAATTTTTGGATATCCCAAATAAAGCTCTCAGTCCCTGCAATATAAACCGTTGAGTGATTATTGTATTTCGCCAGAAAGCGGGTCACGTAATGGGATGTTTTGGCTCTGGGGATCAGCTGATACGTATCCGTCGTGATCGCGCTGATATCCAGGTCAGCCACGACCAAGGAGTGCTTCGTGTGCTTCTCACAGGCTCTTAGCAAGGGCTCCAGTAACTCCAGACTTGCCTCCTCTGAAATAAACAAATGACACTTGGCCTGACGGTCTAGTCTGACAGTGTTGTAGGTCGGTCGGCTATGGCTCTTTTGTATGGTTTGAATTTGCATTGGATGTCTCCCGAAAAGCATTATTTTTTTGAATGTTTTAGTTACCACCTAAAATACAAAGCAAGCAGTATGCCAAATCGTGCTTTTGAGGAGGGGGAAGGTTATTGGTGTGGGGAGGGTTGTTATTGGGGGAGTTTACTGCACTTTTTTTGCCCATAGATGAGGGAGGGCTGCATCGTACTAGTGCATGGCTTATCAGCGATATTGATACTGAATAAGATTTACTGGTTTTAATAATGGAATGTTTTTTAGTTGGCTAATTTGTCCTAATATATAATTAATTTATCTCATTTTTATTAGTATATAGTGTTATATTCTACAGTCGTCAATCGTAGGTTCATGAGTGATGTTATATTTTATGATTGTCAGTCGCAGATTTATAAATGATGCCATAGCTATGTTGGAGGATGGTTCGCAGGAAAATTAGACTATTGCAGGGGAGTCCGTAATTATGTCTGAAGAATATAGTAATGTTGTTTCGCAACAATATTGCCCGGAGTGTGAGAGCTTTGATTTAAAGCGAGTCCATAGAGGCTTCATAAAGAAGAAAATCTTACATTCTCCGCCGCAATATGTATGTCGGCGCTGTGGAGTATCGATTAAAGAAAATCAGTTCGCAGTACAGTCGGTTAAAAAAGTACCCGCCCTGCTAAGATAAGGGCGCCTCTCCAATGTGGGTATTGCATTGGAGAGTATTGCATTGGAGAGTTAGTGCCTCTGACTAGCTGCTTATTGAGCTAGCGTAGGAAATAAGTGCAGCAAATACCCTTTGCCCACAAATGTCAGCATATACGTAGGTTCGCCGTGCTTGTCAGACCGCTGCACAATATTCTTTTGCAGTAAAAACTCCAACATCGTCGATGAAAGCTCACCCAGCTTAGTTTTAGCCGCGAGATCCACTTGAGTGGCTTTTCCTTTAAGTGAATATAGCGCACGCATGATCGCCGCTTCTTCTGCGGATATTTCAGGCAATGGCCCAACATACGCTGGAAACTGGTCATTTGGAAATTTGCCATAAATCGTCGTGTAAGACTCTTGAATGGCATGGATATCTTCCTCTTTATTACCGGTAAGCTGATAGCTGTGGAATACGCCAGACTCTTTAAGCTGGTAGTCCACCTTGGCTAAGAAGATTGGTAAGCCAGTATCTTCGGCGACGTGATAAAAGCCTGTTTTCCAGCTCTGTGTTTTGCCGCGCGTGCCTTCCGGAGTGAATAGGAAGAAAATATGGCTGTCTTTATGCTTATCGACAAAGGCTTTGATTTGCTCAACCTGGCCTTTGGAACCCGCAGTGCGGTTAATCGGAATCGCACCGAGCCACATGATAAAGCTGCCGATGACCGGAGGGCGGCACCAACTGTCTTTGATTGAGAAATAAATCTTAATATCCAGCAGGATGGCTGCACCCAGCGCATAGAAAAAATCCCAATTCGAGGTATGCGGTGCAGCGATAGTAACGCCTGCGCCCGGCGATACAGAATTCATCGCTTTCCAGCCGGTTAATTTAAACCAGATACGAAAAAAGAACTTCAATAAATATTTGACAAAAACGCCATCAAAGATTGTTTTATCACGAATTTCTAGTGTGTTTTTAGCCATAAGTATTTATTCCACCACGATTAGGTTGCTGGTGAATTATATCACACACTAGCTGTCTCGCAGGTGACTGAAATTACTTTCTAGCTAATTGTTTTAGCGAGTTTTGTTGCACATTCTCATACCACTCAAATGGGTCTGAAACGCTCGTTCCTAAGGCTTGCTCAAAGCTCGTTTGATTGGCGCTTTGGGTGAAATCCTGAGCGGCTTCTTGTCCGAGGTTTGATTGAAAAATTCCCGCAGCACTGACCGGTAGAAAATCTTCGTAGGTAATCGGCAATGCAGTCACTAAGCCCAATGCAATCAAGCCATCAATCTCTGTTGATAACTCACCTTGTTTTAAGTTATCCAATAAGTCTGGGGATTGCTCACACATCAGCGTTAATAGTGAATTGGTGGTTTCTGGTAGGCCAGTGCCAGCATGGTATTCAAAGTAAGCGAGTTCTTGTTTGCGCAGGGTTTCAATATCATCCGGAAACTCGCTAAATACCGAAACTAGTACTTGCTGATAGCCTGCGGGATTTGACTCAGGATGTGGCACTTGCAAGCGCACATCATCCAGCAATCGATCATAAAGCTCACGGCCTTTGGGTGTCAGCGCCATGCCACGCTGTTCGATTTCACCAAAGCGTGCGGTATGCGCACCCGTTTTACTCTCGCCATCCGTTTGTTTAAACGCGACCGTTTCTTGCAACGCTTTAAAGCTGGTTTGGCGCAGTAAAATAGGGTGCTGCCGAGTCGGAGGGCCTTCGATAATGGCTTTAGCCGACATATTAGCCGCGATCATTTTTTCCTGCGCCATATCAATATCTAAGGTACGCGGCGTCAGGTGATTAATGTGCGGGCCTTTAAACGAGACAATATCGGCAATCAAGCGATGACTATCATGGAGTTGCTGGTAGGTATCACTATCCACCAATGCCTCAGAGTGCCAGCGGAAGGTCTCCAGTGATTCGGTGACAAAGCTTGCAGCATCCGATTCGCTCAGGCCGCCATCTTGCTCAAAGCGCTCGATCAGCGTTAGTGCATGTGGTGTGAAAATCTGGCGACTGCCAATAACAGACTCAGCCTGTTCACGAAGCGCTGGATCACTAATCAGGTCAGTACACAGCAGCGAGGTAAATACCCGAAATGGATTGGCCCGAAGCGCTTCCATCGACAGCGGACGAAAAGCGGTTGAGTGTACCGGAATGCCAGCTTCCGTCAGATCATAATAACCCACGGGATACATGCCCATCACCGCAAACAGGCGGCGCATGGTACTTAACTCCTCAGCACTGCCCAAACGAATCGCGCCGTGGCGTTCCTCGCTCAAGGCTTCCAGCGACTCGCCACGATCAAGCTGCTGCAACGTCTGAGGGTTTGTCTCCAATACGGCTGCATTCACCTCCCCAACCAATTCAATCAAATCGCCATATAACGGGACTTCCTTGCGGTACATCGCCGACATGGCTTGTGAAAACTGGCTACGAATCTGGTCGGGTGAAACAAAGGCTGTGCTGCTCATGCGCTGCGGCTCCGGAACGGCGAAAAATAGTGCATTCATTAAAGCCTATGTGCCGCTCGCTGGAAAGTGATATCTCGGTAGCTTCCCATGAGTAATCGGAATGATGGCTGCTTGTGGCATAGTAGCGATGGTGCTTTAATGACGGCCACTATTGTCATCTAACTGGAGCCACAGACCATGCTGTACCTGTCAAAGCAAACACTGGAATCACTGGATATCTCAACAGATGCCATGCTGAATAAACTAGAGCAGCTGATTCGTGAGCAAGGTCAGGGCAATGTGTACTCAGCGCCTAAAGCGGCGAT harbors:
- a CDS encoding dimethylamine monooxygenase subunit DmmA family protein: MQIQTIQKSHSRPTYNTVRLDRQAKCHLFISEEASLELLEPLLRACEKHTKHSLVVADLDISAITTDTYQLIPRAKTSHYVTRFLAKYNNHSTVYIAGTESFIWDIQKLVTQAGYSQQNIRLLPPISNTRRVICTHCFTIMDNINHELIHCSGCQRSLEVQDQFSELHGAYAGVQVKKKDSKPPAVIEKDLF
- a CDS encoding 1-acyl-sn-glycerol-3-phosphate acyltransferase, with protein sequence MAKNTLEIRDKTIFDGVFVKYLLKFFFRIWFKLTGWKAMNSVSPGAGVTIAAPHTSNWDFFYALGAAILLDIKIYFSIKDSWCRPPVIGSFIMWLGAIPINRTAGSKGQVEQIKAFVDKHKDSHIFFLFTPEGTRGKTQSWKTGFYHVAEDTGLPIFLAKVDYQLKESGVFHSYQLTGNKEEDIHAIQESYTTIYGKFPNDQFPAYVGPLPEISAEEAAIMRALYSLKGKATQVDLAAKTKLGELSSTMLEFLLQKNIVQRSDKHGEPTYMLTFVGKGYLLHLFPTLAQ
- the hglS gene encoding 2-oxoadipate dioxygenase/decarboxylase HglS — encoded protein: MNALFFAVPEPQRMSSTAFVSPDQIRSQFSQAMSAMYRKEVPLYGDLIELVGEVNAAVLETNPQTLQQLDRGESLEALSEERHGAIRLGSAEELSTMRRLFAVMGMYPVGYYDLTEAGIPVHSTAFRPLSMEALRANPFRVFTSLLCTDLISDPALREQAESVIGSRQIFTPHALTLIERFEQDGGLSESDAASFVTESLETFRWHSEALVDSDTYQQLHDSHRLIADIVSFKGPHINHLTPRTLDIDMAQEKMIAANMSAKAIIEGPPTRQHPILLRQTSFKALQETVAFKQTDGESKTGAHTARFGEIEQRGMALTPKGRELYDRLLDDVRLQVPHPESNPAGYQQVLVSVFSEFPDDIETLRKQELAYFEYHAGTGLPETTNSLLTLMCEQSPDLLDNLKQGELSTEIDGLIALGLVTALPITYEDFLPVSAAGIFQSNLGQEAAQDFTQSANQTSFEQALGTSVSDPFEWYENVQQNSLKQLARK